One Calditrichota bacterium DNA segment encodes these proteins:
- a CDS encoding sigma-54-dependent Fis family transcriptional regulator, which translates to MLSLLPCLADFSEKMIDIKNQRELARFLLEQICRFLDCKQASVLVFDVEKNAPEIVEAHGFEAARVQLPKIRKIEEFAAHDYSGGEVFAVKDDRGKNYLLAFAPDEKIYFDCELRVPVVNCFPEIGILNIGKKNIGTDYSDDDISMLLVMVNFARLALENLIAKKKAVNSEIEENDKNFKSSKSFLPLKKRNQGVEIVGVSKAMQEIHNLIDRIANKDVSVLITGESGTGKDLVARLIHQKSHRRDKPFVAMNCAALPETLVESELFGHEKGAFTGAHALKKGKFEYADGGTLFLDEIGDMSLPTQAKLLRILEDGTFQRTGSNKTLQTDVRVIAATNKDIIKEIETGHFREDLFYRINLFQIFIPPLRDRREDISVLAEYFLKKFADFYHKRIEKINPAAFDRLFDYDFPGNVRELQNIMERAVIMEQGRELTIDFVPQNIHRKKNLESSFSNGKLSELEKYHIKKVLQQVNFNKSQAAKILGIARKTLREKIQRYGISDEVEN; encoded by the coding sequence ATGTTGAAAAGAATGCGCCGGAAATAGTCGAGGCGCACGGATTCGAGGCGGCTCGGGTGCAATTGCCGAAAATTAGAAAAATTGAAGAGTTTGCTGCGCATGATTATTCCGGTGGAGAAGTTTTTGCTGTCAAGGATGATCGCGGGAAAAATTATTTGCTGGCGTTTGCTCCCGATGAAAAAATTTATTTCGATTGCGAACTGCGCGTGCCCGTGGTCAATTGCTTTCCGGAAATTGGCATCTTGAATATCGGGAAAAAGAACATCGGGACCGATTATTCGGATGATGATATTTCAATGTTGTTGGTAATGGTCAATTTTGCCCGGCTGGCATTGGAAAACTTAATTGCTAAAAAGAAAGCTGTCAACTCCGAAATTGAAGAGAATGACAAAAATTTTAAATCATCAAAATCTTTTTTGCCACTTAAAAAACGAAATCAGGGAGTGGAAATTGTTGGCGTTTCTAAGGCAATGCAAGAAATTCACAATCTGATTGACCGCATCGCCAACAAAGATGTCAGTGTGCTCATCACCGGCGAGAGCGGAACAGGCAAAGACCTGGTGGCGCGGCTGATTCATCAAAAAAGTCATCGCCGCGACAAACCGTTTGTGGCGATGAATTGCGCGGCGTTGCCGGAAACTTTAGTCGAGAGCGAACTTTTTGGACACGAAAAGGGCGCCTTCACCGGGGCACACGCGCTGAAAAAAGGCAAGTTTGAGTACGCTGACGGCGGCACGCTGTTTTTAGATGAAATCGGGGACATGAGTCTCCCCACGCAGGCGAAATTGCTCCGCATTCTGGAAGACGGAACTTTCCAACGCACCGGAAGCAACAAGACTTTGCAAACCGATGTGCGCGTGATTGCAGCTACGAACAAAGACATCATCAAAGAAATCGAAACGGGACATTTTCGCGAAGACCTTTTTTATCGGATTAATTTATTCCAAATTTTCATCCCGCCGCTTCGTGACAGGCGTGAGGACATTTCTGTTTTAGCCGAATATTTTTTGAAAAAATTTGCTGATTTTTATCATAAAAGAATCGAAAAAATTAACCCCGCGGCTTTTGACAGACTTTTTGATTACGATTTTCCCGGGAATGTTCGGGAATTGCAAAATATCATGGAACGCGCTGTCATCATGGAGCAGGGTAGAGAACTCACCATCGATTTTGTTCCGCAAAATATCCATCGAAAGAAAAATCTCGAATCCTCTTTTTCCAATGGCAAACTTTCCGAATTGGAAAAATATCACATCAAAAAAGTACTCCAACAAGTAAATTTCAACAAATCTCAAGCAGCAAAAATATTAGGAATTGCCCGCAAGACATTGCGCGAGAAAATCCAGCGCTATGGCATTTCGGATGAAGTGGAAAATTAA